A single region of the Eublepharis macularius isolate TG4126 chromosome 14, MPM_Emac_v1.0, whole genome shotgun sequence genome encodes:
- the PSD4 gene encoding PH and SEC7 domain-containing protein 4: protein MRAGLSLVGPFLEVSMVNARMEHSGPPHSSDLMNFLANYGSGELSCETGGSLGEAQDLPVPSETFQSEVRPPPSLSYIENLDFMQESLEGARSNPETPAEKPFSALAPTCTAGPSQCMALSCEKMEQPQREDFHSENLKNQDKSSDDTTQALFWASILQAQMCVMDLQGEIDRQKEPEKIAYLSPEKVPATPVSQDLMDSHEPLHLDSESEESEGLSERLEEQEGSSEGEDEDEEVEYLFYDNPLFQENPHPTRTTSFEGQTLWGHPEGRTSVEDEEGILGSGLVSKKQDNVLFYQTSVTTSPEALDTPSLPDLTSCPIPAYMPHYRSFSPLVITEGDLESDCPTEENIEVQGCFADQQANSHPGSVSPAGANHAADSSGEGLLFSASNTSLLSVLLQEPNENHQPPSPVEIRGTPPATQVFSLPDAESSLWQEKFKPQAQSCSPLASSCARVEEPERTSCLQEEVASSDLHLVSFGGVDRKLENPAEGLEMVEVPTVHGDEILEEEEEEEKTEATPRCSEEPAGVPSQTGEMPHAKEPAEPNGFLLTNGTSGDRAAAQRLAARLYHLDGFKRSQVASFLRKNNEFSRMVTEAYLSFFQFGGLTVDKALRLFLKAFVLTGETQERERILRHFSQRYHCCNPEAFLTPDAVHTLTCAIMLLNTDLHGQNIGRSMTCQDFVANLNGMNNGSNFHKEQLKALYYSIRNEKLEWAVDEEEQSSTLIPPPTGSIRKKSNPFLTLNHDPGAKVYHQGFLTRKVHAEADGKKAPWGKRGWKTFHTVLKGMVLYFFKDENRLDTLSSEDPIGVHHALAERASKYTKRPNVFRLQTADWHIFLFQAPTPEEMNSWISRINLVAAMFSSPPFPAAVGSQRKFVRPILPTATCKNSLEDQHLAHEDWMDKISDELLEHQRNLPDKRGRSRDLEEYQLKKEYLLYEKRRYETYVRLLEVKLTSASEDLDQWEAQLQAASVADDENPSLKKSHSSPSLNADGPPTEIKVKRNISERRTVRKIIPRRNKHLL from the exons ATGCGGGCAGGGCTCAGCCTAGTTGGACCATTCCTGGAAGTTTCCATGGTGAATGCTAGAATGGAGCACTCTGGACCACCCCATAGCTCAGACCTTATGAACTTCCTGGCGAATTATGGAAGTGGAGAGCTGAGCTGTGAAACTGGAGGTAGCTTGGGGGAGGCCCAGGACCTGCCTGTGCCTTCTGAAACTTTCCAAAGTGAAGTGaggcctcccccttccctctcataTATTGAGAACTTAGATTTCATGCAGGAGAGCTTGGAGGGAGCCAGGAGCAATCCTGAAACGCCTGCTGAGAAACCCTTTTCAGCATTGGCTCCTACTTGCACTGCAGGGCCTTCCCAGTGTATGGCTCTCTCCTGTGAGAAAATGGAGCAACCTCAGAGAGAAGATTTTCACTCAGAAAACTTGAAAAATCAGGACAAAAGCAGCGATGATACCACGCAGGCACTGTTCTGGGCCAGTATCCTTCAAGCCCAGATGTGTGTCATGGACCTTCAAGGAGAGATTGACAGGCAGAAGGAGCCAGAGAAAATTGCCTATCTTAGTCCCGAGAAGGTTCCAGCAACACCTGTATCCCAGGACTTGATGGACTCTCATGAGCCTTTGCACCTGGACAGTGAGAGTGAGGAGTCAGAGGGGTTATCGGAGAGGTTGGAGGAACAGGAAGGCTCCTCCGAAGgggaagacgaagacgaagaggTGGAATACTTGTTTTACGACAATCCACTCTTTCAGGAGAATCCTCACCCAACCAGAACCACCAGTTTTGAAGGACAAACCTTGTGGGGCCATCCAGAGGGAAGGACTTCCGTCGAAGATGAGGAGGGAATACTGGGCAGTGGGCTGGTTTCTAAAAAACAGGATAATGTCCTATTTTACCAAACTAGTGTTACAACAAGCCCTGAGGCCCTGGACACTCCCTCTCTACCTGACCTGACCTCATGCCCCATCCCAGCCTATATGCCTCATTACCGCTCCTTCTCTCCTTTGGTGATTACAGAAGGGGATTTGGAAAGCGATTGCCCCACAGAAGAGAACATAGAG GTCCAAGGATGCTTTGCAGACCAACAGGCCAATTCTCACCCTGGAAGTGTTTCACCTGCAG GTGCCAACCATGCTGCAGATTCCTCAGGTGAAGGCCTGCTGTTTTCTGCCTCCAATACCTCCCTTCTGTCAGTGTTGCTGCAGGAGCCCAATGAGAACCACCAGCCCCCATCTCCTGTGGAGATCAGAGGGACTCCTCCTGCCACCCAGGTCTTCTCACTCCCTGATGCAGAGTCAAGTCTGTGGCAGGAGAAATTCAAGCCGCAAGCTCAATCCTGCAGCCCTCTGGCCTCTTCCTGCGCAAGGGTGGAGGAGCCTGAAAGAACTTCCTGTCTGCAGGAGGAAGTCGCTTCATCAGATTTGCACTTGGTCTCGTTTGGAGGTGTAGACAGGAAGCTAGAAAACCCAGCGGAGGGGCTTGAGATGGTGGAAGTGCCCACTGTGCATGGTGATGAGAtcttggaagaggaggaggaagaggagaagactGAAGCAACCCCACG TTGCTCTGAAGAACCTGCTGGAGTACCCAGCCAAACAGGGGAGATGCCACACGCCAAGGAGCCAGCAGAACCCAATGGTTTTCTCCTCACAAATGGCACTTCTGGAGACCGGGCTGCGGCACAGCGGCTAGCAGCACGACTCTACCACTTGGATGGGTTCAAGAGGTCGCAGGTGGCATCCTTTCTCCGGAAGAA CAATGAATTCAGCAGGATGGTAACCGAGGCCTACCTCTCGTTCTTTCAGTTTGGTGGACTGACTGTGGACAAAGCTCTGAG GTTGTTCCTGAAGGCTTTTGTGCTTACAGGGGAGACTCAGGAACGGGAGAGGATCCTCAGGCACTTCTCCCAGCGTTATCACTGTTGCAACCCTGAAGCTTTCCTCACACCTG ATGCTGTGCACACCCTCACCTGTGCCATCATGCTCCTCAATACTGATTTACATGGGCAG AATATTGGCCGGAGCATGACCTGTCAAGATTTTGTGGCCAACCTTAATGGCATGAACAATGGCAGCAACTTCCACAAAGAACAATTAAAG GCCCTGTATTATTCCATCCGCAATGAAAAACTGGAATGGGCTGT GGATGAGGAAGAGCAGTCCAGCACCCTGATACCTCCACCCACCGGATCCATCCGGAAGAAAAGCAATCCTTTCCTGACTCTCAACCATGATCCTGGTGCTAAAGTGTACCATCAGGGTTTCCTCACTCGCAAGGTGCACGCTGAAGCTGATGGCAAAAAAG CACCATGGGGGAAGAGAGGCTGGAAGACATTCCACACTGTGCTGAAAGGGATGGTTCTCTATTTCTTCAAG GATGAGAACCGGCTGGATACGCTGAGCTCAGAGGATCCCATTGGGGTGCATCATGCCCTGGCGGAGAGAGCCAGCAAATACACCAAGCGGCCCAACGTCTTTCGGCTCCAGACGGCTGACTGGCACATCTTCCTCTTCCAAGCACC GACTCCAGAGGAAATGAATTCATGGATTTCCCGCATCAATCTTGTGGCTGCCATGTTCTCCTCCCCACCGTTCCCAGCGGCGGTAGGCTCTCAACGGAAATTTGTGCGACCAATCCTCCCAACTGCCACCTGCAAGAACTCCCTG GAGGATCAGCACCTGGCCCACGAGGACTGGATGGACAAAATCTCAGATGAGCTCCTAGAGCATCAGCGAAACCTCCCAGACAAGCGTGGGCGTAGCCGGGACCTGGAGGAGTATCAACTCAAGAAGGAGTATTTGCTGTATGAG AAACGAAGGTACGAAACCTATGTGAGGCTGTTGGAGGTGAAGCTCACCAGTGCCAGTGAGGATCTTGACCAGTGGGAGGCGCAGCTGCAAGCAGCCAGCGTGGCCGACGATGAGAATCCCAGCCTGAAGAAGTCACACTCCAGCCCCTCCCTGAATGCAGATGGGCCACCCACCGAGATCAAGGTGAAGAGAAATATCTCAGAGCGCAGGACAGTGCGGAAAATCATCCCCAGGCGCAACAAGCATTtgctgtga